A genomic region of Zea mays cultivar B73 chromosome 6, Zm-B73-REFERENCE-NAM-5.0, whole genome shotgun sequence contains the following coding sequences:
- the LOC103630302 gene encoding calmodulin binding protein PICBP, translated as MVRSKEAPKKKPKDPLLTPPSKPRGGFLDEGCPWNRGGAAMSPAPASVPSYMRGTSSSDAKAERRGRPAATVSASASPARWRPAASVSASASPAPRRRPAVRVLTKGKVLFAEEEPCSGSGMGRATCSSTMKDTKFPEALDLAPGSTDAEGPAALRVCPYTYCSLNGHVHAPAVPLRSFLASRRRLIKTQQSMKLKGVSAFRKKSEERTSGGSGSGGGAKIAPLIDEEAVGDFFVEVYGGPRVSSDMSCSDMSLDEMDATVRRMEFVVFDRCGADEDGEKGKDLAVCDDGEPEPRPVLQQKHGAFGDSLSECSGVHIDNDFVEELPWLKYHGYEYDDSLDDEILEEQRIGEQEVVGAEFSVEQEAEQGTSGRSSDEYKEDAADEENTTNLVRDQEILSDQGVACRVEACEELGGRDEDNILEASAGQGKAEEKLSDDIYKSEIPDQEITARTCATLEGSFEEDISSDQEANDDDEDECHVKSDGESEDTEEQDLEDQQSMPDDVSKMEISEDTISGDGCKEDFSEEVTSAAVLADDVFEQYEKTVDDVHEQDSSPAKAQMELGNPTSKKEDTSEETAILQQINQDSNVDTQRELEIRASILEESGIAQQSNLDGDKMEPEIIVCKLEDVSEESGACTESNLHDNTEYVIDDAEMRQEITLCKREDASKETGIDQETLEDDSSTCGIVDDRNNLEINNCKSEDVSIESVGTQEADHNDNFANFSNDVQGTAEDHDSHLIDDAQNDIQIPGGKSEDTCKEFDTMKETDQSDSSANVRYDAEETVEDDDSVCVSDDAQNDLKNTKCKLEDASKESSTAREAERSDSSANVIADSQNGSELTTNELAVITISNDKENESMLFTCNSEDGFKESIIGQQADHDDSSAYISYDDQNECEVTACHSEGAQGESNVVQEGEDKTAGAENKLEFTAYESVDASLKPAMPQEVAGDINITDATKDIRVTEETNESFNAQMPAECTDAKEPSIDDICGAFSGMNLKGDVYFDPAESATCPRNKLIISRRRRTPEEEEYLRGFNPRAPNFLPLELDPDAEKVDLKHQMMGERKNAEEWMIDYALRRAVTNLAPARKKKVELLVQAFETVLPHDEDDKKNVSPSRPVQACN; from the exons ATGGTGCGGAGCAAGGAGGCGCCGAAAAAGAAGCCCAAGGACCCGCTCCTGACGCCCCCGTCCAAGCCCAGGGGCGGCTTCCTGGACGAGGGCTGCCCGTGGAACCGCGGCGGCGCGGCCATGTCCCCGGCGCCGGCGTCGGTGCCCAGCTACATGCGGGGCACCAGCAGCTCTGACGCCAAGGCCGAGCGCCGTGGGCGGCCTGCGGCGACCGTTTCGGCGTCGGCGTCCCCCGCGAGGTGGAGGCCCGCGGCGTCGGTGTCAGCGTCCGCGTCGCCCGCGCCGCGGCGGAGGCCCGCGGTGCGGGTGCTGACCAAGGGGAAGGTTTTGTTCGCGGAGGAGGAACCTTGCTCTGGCTCCGGCATGGGCCGCGCCACGTGCTCCTCAACCATGAAGGACACCAAGTTCCCCGAAGCGCTCGACCTCGCACCGGGCTCCACCGACGCCGAGGGCCCCGCGGCGCTGCGGGTGTGCCCCTACACCTACTGCTCCCTCAACGGTCACGTCCATGCGCCGGCGGTGCCGCTCCGGAGCTTCCTCGCGTCGCGCCGCCGGCTCATCAAGACGCAGCAGAGCATGAAGCTCAAGGGCGTCTCGGCCTTCCGCAAGAAATCCGAGGAGAGGACCAGCGGCGGAAGTGGCAGTGGTGGAGGTGCAAAGATCGCGCCTTTGATCGACGAGGAGGCGGTCGGCGACTTCTTCGTCGAGGTGTACGGCGGCCCGAGGGTGAGCTCGGACATGAGCTGCAGCGACATGTCTCTCGACGAGATGGATGCCACGGTGCGGAGGATGGAGTTCGTCGTGTTCGATCGGTGCGGCGCGGACGAGGACGGTGAGAAGGGCAAGGATCTTGCGGTTTGCGATGATGGTGAACCTGAGCCTCGCCCGGTGTTGCAACAGAAGCATGGTGCCTTCGGGGACAGCTTGTCGGAGTGCAGTGGGGTACACATCGACAACGATTTCGTCGAGGAGTTGCCATGGTTGAAGTACCATGGATACGAGTATGATGATAGCTTGGACGATGAGATCTTGGAAGAACAGAGAATTGGGGAACAGGAGGTTGTTGGAGCAGAGTTTTCTGTGGAGCAAGAAGCAGAGCAAGGAACGTCCGGTAGATCCTCTGATGAATACAAAGAGGATGCTGCTGATGAGGAGAATACAACGAATTTGGTCCGTGACCAGGAGATCCTCTCAGATCAAGGTGTTGCTTGCAGAGTGGAGGCATGCGAGGAGCTGGGTGGAAGAGATGAAGACAACATCCTGGAGGCGTCTGCTGGACAAGGGAAGGCAGAAGAGAAGCTCTCTGATGATATCTACAAATCTGAGATACCTGATCAAGAAATAACAGCAAGGACATGTGCTACTCTGGAAGGTAGCTTCGAAGAGGATATTTCATCGGACCAAGaggcaaatgatgatgatgaagatgagtgCCATGTGAAATCTGATGGCGAATCAGAGGACACTGAGGAGCAAGATCTGGAGGATCAACAGAGCATGCCAGATGATGTCTCTAAAATGGAGATTTCTGAGGACACTATCTCTGGTGATGGATGCAAAGAGGATTTTTCTGAGGAAGTAACCTCGGCAGCTGTGTTAGCAG ATGATGTGTTTGAACAATATGAGAAGACTGTGGATGATGTGCATGAACAAGATAGCAGCCCTGCTAAGGCTCAAATGGAATTGGGTAATCCAACAAGCAAAAAGGAAGACACTTCTGAAGAAACTGCTATTTTGCAACAAATCAATCAAGACAGCAATGTGGATACTCAAAGGGAATTGGAGATTAGGGCATCCATATTGGAAGAATCTGGTATTGCTCAGCAAAGCAACCTTGATGGTGATAAAATGGAACCAGAGATTATTGTGTGCAAGCTGGAAGATGTTTCTGAAGAATCTGGTGCCTGCACTGAAAGCAACCTACATGATAATACAGAGTATGTTATAGACGATGCTGAAATGAGACAAGAAATTACTTTATGCAAGCGGGAAGATGCTTCTAAAGAAACTGGAATTGATCAAGAAACCTTAGAAGATGATAGCTCAACATGTGGTATTGTTGATGACAGAAACAATCTGGAGATCAATAACTGCAAATCGGAAGATGTTTCCATAGAATCTGTTGGCACTCAGGAAGCTGATCATAATGATAACTTTGCAAATTTCAGTAATGATGTTCAAGGGACTGCAGAAGATCATGACTCACATCTCATTGATGATGCTCAAAATGATATCCAAATCCCTGGAGGCAAATCAGAAGACACTTGCAAAGAATTTGATACCATGAAAGAAACTGATCAGAGTGATAGCTCTGCAAATGTCAGATATGATGCTGAAGAAACTGTAGAAGATGATGATTCTGTGTGTGTCAGTGATGATGCTCAAAATGATCTGAAGAATACCAAGTGCAAATTGGAAGATGCTTCCAAAGAATCTTCTACTGCTCGCGAAGCTGAGCGGAGTGATAGTTCTGCAAATGTCATTGCTGATTCTCAAAATGGATCTGAACTTACCACAAATGAGTTGGCAGTCATTACGATCAGTAACGACAAGGAAAATGAATCCATGCTTTTCACATGCAACTCAGAAGATGGTTTCAAAGAATCTATTATTGGTCAACAAGCTGACCATGATGATAGCTCTGCATATATCAGTTATGATGATCAAAATGAATGTGAAGTTACTGCATGTCATTCAGAAGGTGCTCAAGGGGAATCAAATGTAGTTCAAGAAGGTGAGGATAAAACTGCAGGCGCTGAAAATAAATTGGAATTTACAGCATATGAATCAGTAGATGCTTCTTTAAAACCTGCTATGCctcaagaggttgctggagatatTAATATCACAGATGCAACCAAAGACATTCGTGTTACTGAAGAAACTAATGAATCATTCAATGCGCAAATGCCAGCAGAATGTACGGATGCAAAAGAACCTTCTATTGATGACATATGTGGCGCGTTCAGCGGAATGAACCTCAAGGGTGATGTATATTTTGATCCTGCTGAGTCTGCCACATGCCCGAGGAACAAGTTGATCATCTCCAGGAGGAGAAGAACACCTGAAGAGGAGGAATACTTGCGAGGTTTCAATCCACGGGCACCGAATTTTCTTCCTCTGGAACTGGATCCAGACGCAGAGAAGGTTGACCTCAAGCATCAAATGATGGGTGAGCGGAAGAATGCTGAAGAATGGATGATTGATTACGCGCTTAGGAGGGCGGTGACAAACTTAGCTCCTGCTCGGAAGAAGAAAGTGGAGCTCCTTGTCCAGGCCTTCGAGACTGTCCTACCACATGACGAAGATGACAAGAAAAATGTCTCACCCTCAAGGCCTGTCCAAGCCTGCAACTGA
- the LOC100216740 gene encoding probable ADP-ribosylation factor GTPase-activating protein AGD11 isoform X1 — protein sequence MERQGMEGNNLLHFLDTPSAHYRRTCDGFEAQHGGDEHSETSDTDPANAREMLEYLLNQPANKICADCGSPDPKWVALPFGTFICIKCSGTHRSLGVHISKVISVNLDEWTDDEVNCLAESGGNSVVNSRYEAFLPENKKLKQDCSTEERNDFIRKKYQFQQFVCDPQFSCPLPLNRKHAPPDKNHQQHNSSKYGFGHTFRNSWRKKDSDSKSLKKMSDVGMIEFVGLVKVNIVKGTDLAVRDVMSSDPYVLIHLGHQSMKTKVIKNTLNPIWNERLMLSIPDPIPPLKLQVFDKDTFSSDDRMGEAEVDIRPLIAATKEHENSTITESTELYRWSASEDSNGVLAKDSVISVASGKVKQEITLRLQNVERGEVEIEIECVPLSQ from the exons ATGGAACGACAGGGGATGGAGGGCAACAATCTTCTGCATTTTCTTGATACCCCGAGCGCCCATTACAGAAG GACATGCGACGGATTTGAGGCCCAACACGGCGGCGATGAACACTCTGAGACATCAG ATACTGATCCGGCGAATGCAAGGGAAATGCTGGAATATTTGTTGAACCAACCAGCAAACAAAATCTGTGCAGACTGTGGCTCTCCAGATCCAAAATGGGT GGCCCTGCCTTTTGGCACATTCATCTGCATTAAGTGCTCTGGAACTCATAGAAGTCTTGGTGTGCACATATCAAAG GTGATTTCAGTGAATCTGGATGAGTGGACAGATGATGAAGTCAACTGTTTAGCTGAATCAGGCGGAAATTCTGTTGTGAACTCAAGATATGAAGCCTTTTTACCCGAAAACAAAAAGCTAAAACAAGATTGCTCAACGGAGGAGCGTAATGATTTTATCAG GAAAAAATACCAGTTTCAACAGTTTGTGTGTGATCCACAATTTTCATGCCCTTTACCACTTAACAGAAAGCATGCACCACCAGATAAAAATCACCAGCAGCATAATAGCAGCAAGTATGGTTTTGGCCATACTTTTAGGAATAGCTGGAGAAAAAAGGATTCAGATAGCAAAAGCCTAAAGAAAATG TCGGATGTGGGAATGATAGAATTTGTTGGATTAGTAAAGGTCAATATCGTAAAAGGCACAGATTTAGCTGTTCGTGATGTGATGTCGAGCGATCCGTATGTCTTGATTCATCTAGGGCACCAG TCCATGAAAACAAAGGTGATAAAGAACACACTGAATCCTATCTGGAATGAAAGACTAATGCTTTCGATCCCTGACCCAATTCCGCCTCTTAAGCTG CAAGTATTTGACAAGGACACATTCAGCTCCGATGACCGGATGGGGGAGGCCGAGGTGGACATCCGGCCGCTGATTGCAGCAACGAAGGAGCACGAGAACTCGACCATCACCGAATCGACAGAACTCTACAGATGGTCAGCCAGCGAAGACAGCAACGGTGTGCTCGCCAAGGACAGCGTCATCTCTGTTGCGAGTGGAAAGGTCAAGCAGGAGATCACACTCAGGCTCCAGAATGTCGAGCGCGGTGAGGTCGAGATCGAGATCGAGTGTGTGCCGCTCAGCCAGTAG
- the LOC100216740 gene encoding Probable ADP-ribosylation factor GTPase-activating protein AGD11 (The RefSeq protein has 1 substitution compared to this genomic sequence): MLEYLLNQPANKICADCGSPDPKWVALPFGTFICIKCSGTHRSLGVHISKVISVNLDEWTDDEVNCLAESGGNSVVNSRYEAFLPENKKLKQDCSTEERNDFIRKKYQFQQFVCDPQFSCPLPLNRKHAPPDKNHQQHNSSKYGFGHTFRNSWRKKDSDSKSLKKMSDVGMIEFVGLVKVNIVKGTDLAVRDVMSSDPYVLIHLGHQSMKTKVTKNTLNPIWNERLMLSIPDPIPPLKLQVFDKDTFSSDDRMGEAEVDIRPLIAATKEHENSTITESTELYRWSASEDSNGVLAKDSVISVASGKVKQEITLRLQNVERGEVEIEIECVPLSQ; the protein is encoded by the exons ATGCTGGAATATTTGTTGAACCAACCAGCAAACAAAATCTGTGCAGACTGTGGCTCTCCAGATCCAAAATGGGT GGCCCTGCCTTTTGGCACATTCATCTGCATTAAGTGCTCTGGAACTCATAGAAGTCTTGGTGTGCACATATCAAAG GTGATTTCAGTGAATCTGGATGAGTGGACAGATGATGAAGTCAACTGTTTAGCTGAATCAGGCGGAAATTCTGTTGTGAACTCAAGATATGAAGCCTTTTTACCCGAAAACAAAAAGCTAAAACAAGATTGCTCAACGGAGGAGCGTAATGATTTTATCAG GAAAAAATACCAGTTTCAACAGTTTGTGTGTGATCCACAATTTTCATGCCCTTTACCACTTAACAGAAAGCATGCACCACCAGATAAAAATCACCAGCAGCATAATAGCAGCAAGTATGGTTTTGGCCATACTTTTAGGAATAGCTGGAGAAAAAAGGATTCAGATAGCAAAAGCCTAAAGAAAATG TCGGATGTGGGAATGATAGAATTTGTTGGATTAGTAAAGGTCAATATCGTAAAAGGCACAGATTTAGCTGTTCGTGATGTGATGTCGAGCGATCCGTATGTCTTGATTCATCTAGGGCACCAG TCCATGAAAACAAAGGTGATAAAGAACACACTGAATCCTATCTGGAATGAAAGACTAATGCTTTCGATCCCTGACCCAATTCCGCCTCTTAAGCTG CAAGTATTTGACAAGGACACATTCAGCTCCGATGACCGGATGGGGGAGGCCGAGGTGGACATCCGGCCGCTGATTGCAGCAACGAAGGAGCACGAGAACTCGACCATCACCGAATCGACAGAACTCTACAGATGGTCAGCCAGCGAAGACAGCAACGGTGTGCTCGCCAAGGACAGCGTCATCTCTGTTGCGAGTGGAAAGGTCAAGCAGGAGATCACACTCAGGCTCCAGAATGTCGAGCGCGGTGAGGTCGAGATCGAGATCGAGTGTGTGCCGCTCAGCCAGTAG